The Tistrella mobilis genome window below encodes:
- a CDS encoding ABC transporter ATP-binding protein, which translates to MTRPADPPRAELPPTEPSGAARAPETVLRLSGITKRFGALTANDAIDLDLRRGEILALLGENGAGKTTLMSILFGHYVADEGAIEVFGHPLAAGSPKAAIAAGLGMVHQHFTLAENLSVLDNVTIGTEALWKPGRDRAGARRRIAELGQRFGLTVDPDARVGALSVGERQKVEILKALYRDARILILDEPTAVLTPQESERLFVTLRAMVTDGLSIIFISHKLPEVMAVSDRVAVLRAGRMIDQRPAAGLDRATLAELMVGRKVAGPRHTDATPGAPALIFDRITATGAGGKPKLHEVSLTVHAGEIVGIAGVSGNGQSLLADLVAGMARAEGGRLTVLDHETRKADPAAMVRLGVGRIPEDRHAEGLVGDMNVWENVIAERRNRPAFSRWGFLRRGKARAHAADLVRDFEVRCPSVDATVRQLSGGNMQKLILGRALALHPGLILANQPTRGLDIGAVAYVHQRLLEARDGGAAILLISEDLDEILALSDRVAVIHAGHLTPARPRAEVTVSGLGLLMAGAGDPHPTTPEAAHAS; encoded by the coding sequence ATGACCAGACCTGCCGACCCGCCCCGGGCGGAGCTGCCCCCGACGGAACCATCCGGGGCGGCGCGGGCGCCGGAAACCGTGCTCCGGCTCTCGGGTATCACCAAGCGGTTCGGCGCGCTGACCGCCAATGACGCGATCGACCTGGATCTTCGCCGCGGCGAGATTCTGGCCCTGTTGGGCGAGAACGGCGCCGGCAAGACCACGCTGATGAGCATCCTGTTCGGCCATTACGTCGCCGATGAGGGAGCCATCGAGGTCTTCGGTCATCCTCTGGCCGCAGGCTCTCCCAAGGCGGCGATCGCGGCCGGTCTCGGCATGGTCCACCAGCATTTCACCCTGGCCGAGAACCTGTCGGTGCTCGACAACGTCACCATCGGCACCGAGGCGCTGTGGAAGCCCGGCCGCGACCGTGCCGGCGCCCGCCGCCGGATCGCGGAGCTGGGGCAGCGCTTCGGCCTGACGGTCGATCCCGATGCCCGGGTTGGCGCGCTGTCGGTGGGCGAGCGGCAGAAGGTCGAAATTCTGAAGGCGCTCTATCGTGACGCCCGGATCCTGATCCTGGACGAGCCTACCGCGGTGCTGACCCCGCAGGAAAGCGAACGCCTGTTCGTGACGCTCCGGGCCATGGTCACCGACGGGCTGTCGATCATCTTCATCAGCCACAAGCTGCCCGAGGTGATGGCGGTGAGCGACCGGGTCGCGGTGCTGCGCGCCGGCCGGATGATCGATCAGCGCCCGGCAGCCGGTCTCGACCGGGCGACGCTTGCCGAGCTGATGGTCGGCCGCAAGGTTGCCGGCCCCCGTCATACCGACGCGACGCCGGGCGCACCGGCCCTGATTTTCGACCGGATCACCGCCACCGGTGCCGGCGGCAAGCCGAAGCTGCACGAGGTGTCGCTCACCGTTCATGCCGGCGAGATCGTCGGCATCGCCGGCGTCTCGGGCAATGGCCAGTCTCTGCTGGCCGATCTGGTCGCCGGCATGGCCCGTGCAGAGGGCGGCCGGCTCACCGTTCTGGATCACGAGACGCGCAAGGCCGATCCGGCGGCGATGGTCCGACTGGGCGTCGGCCGCATCCCGGAAGACCGACATGCCGAGGGGCTGGTCGGCGACATGAATGTCTGGGAAAACGTCATCGCCGAACGGCGCAACCGTCCGGCCTTCTCGCGCTGGGGCTTCCTGCGCCGCGGCAAAGCCCGCGCCCATGCCGCCGATCTGGTGCGCGATTTCGAGGTGCGTTGCCCCTCGGTCGATGCAACCGTGCGTCAGCTTTCGGGCGGCAACATGCAGAAGCTGATCCTGGGCCGGGCACTCGCCCTGCATCCGGGGCTGATCCTGGCCAACCAGCCGACCCGCGGCCTGGATATCGGCGCGGTCGCCTATGTCCATCAGCGCCTGCTCGAAGCCCGTGACGGTGGCGCCGCGATCCTGCTGATTTCCGAGGATCTGGACGAGATCCTGGCCCTTTCCGACCGGGTGGCGGTCATCCATGCCGGCCACCTGACCCCCGCCCGCCCCAGGGCCGAGGTCACCGTCTCCGGTCTCGGCCTGCTGATGGCCGGCGCCGGCGATCCCCATCCGACCACGCCAGAGGCCGCCCATGCGTCTTGA
- a CDS encoding ABC transporter permease, translating to MRLERRAETPAVLSMAVPVLALLAAFIIGALLILISGASVPAAYAAMVDGAFGSRFALTETLTRAAPLMLTGLAAAVAFRARLWNIGAEGQLYGGALAAVWIGTAPLGIPDALLLPAVILAGAVAGGLLLLGPAVLKTRFGVDEVVTTLLLNFIVLLFVSMMIEGPMKDPMAMGWPQSETLPMAAELPRLIPRTRLHAGLIMALVAAGLIYVMMTRTVLGFEMRAVGASPRAARFAGMGVGRVMLLVALISGGLAGLAGVSEVAGRTGYLTLDMSPGYGTGGVVVAMLAQLHPLGVVLGALMVASIFVGADAMSRAVGVPTYIADVLVAVSLLCMLTAMLFARYRLRRG from the coding sequence ATGCGTCTTGAACGCCGCGCCGAGACCCCGGCCGTCCTGTCGATGGCGGTGCCGGTGCTGGCACTGCTCGCCGCCTTCATCATCGGCGCCCTGCTGATCCTGATCTCGGGCGCCTCGGTGCCCGCCGCCTATGCCGCGATGGTCGACGGCGCCTTCGGCAGCCGGTTCGCGCTGACCGAAACCCTGACCCGCGCCGCACCGCTGATGCTGACCGGGCTTGCCGCCGCGGTCGCCTTCCGTGCCCGGCTGTGGAATATCGGCGCCGAGGGCCAGCTTTATGGCGGCGCGCTGGCGGCCGTCTGGATCGGCACGGCCCCGCTCGGCATTCCCGACGCCCTGCTGCTGCCGGCGGTGATCCTGGCCGGTGCCGTCGCGGGTGGCCTGCTGCTGCTGGGCCCCGCGGTGCTCAAGACCCGTTTCGGCGTCGACGAGGTGGTGACGACCCTGCTGCTCAACTTCATCGTGCTGCTCTTCGTCTCGATGATGATCGAAGGGCCGATGAAGGATCCGATGGCCATGGGCTGGCCGCAGAGCGAGACGCTGCCGATGGCGGCGGAACTGCCCCGGCTGATCCCGCGCACCCGCCTGCATGCCGGGCTGATCATGGCGCTGGTCGCGGCCGGGCTGATCTATGTGATGATGACCCGCACCGTGCTGGGCTTCGAGATGCGGGCGGTGGGCGCCAGCCCGCGGGCGGCCCGCTTCGCCGGCATGGGGGTCGGGCGGGTGATGCTGCTGGTCGCGCTGATCTCGGGCGGTCTCGCCGGCCTTGCGGGCGTGAGCGAGGTTGCCGGGCGCACGGGTTATCTGACGCTCGACATGTCGCCGGGCTATGGCACCGGCGGGGTGGTGGTCGCCATGCTGGCCCAGCTGCACCCGCTGGGTGTGGTGCTGGGCGCGCTGATGGTGGCCAGCATCTTCGTCGGCGCCGATGCGATGAGCCGGGCGGTGGGGGTGCCGACCTATATCGCCGACGTTCTGGTCGCCGTGTCGCTGCTCTGCATGCTGACCGCCATGCTCTTCGCCCGTTACCGCCTGCGCCGCGGCTGA
- a CDS encoding ABC transporter permease: protein MEFIDLLISAGLWATVLRIATPLIFGTLGELICERAGVLNLGIEGIMTMGAMVGWMAVFQGADLWTGIAVAAAAGLLVGLLHGLLTVPLGLSQHVTGLGITMLATSLSYFAYRLLLPETTTPPSITPFAPLGDGWWQAVPWLGEVIGQQTAPTLLALALVALVAWVLYRTPAGLAVRMVGENPAAADAQGISVTGVRLMAVMVGSALMAVGGAFLTLSAFNAFFFNMMGGRGWICIALVVFASWRPGKALLGALLFAFFDALQTRLQQMTGGALPYQLFLMLPYLLSILALVVMSRRAAYPQALMVPFRKGER, encoded by the coding sequence ATGGAATTCATCGACCTTCTGATCTCAGCCGGCCTCTGGGCCACGGTGCTGCGCATCGCCACCCCCCTGATCTTCGGCACGCTGGGCGAGTTGATCTGCGAACGGGCCGGCGTGCTCAATCTGGGCATCGAGGGCATCATGACCATGGGCGCCATGGTCGGCTGGATGGCGGTTTTCCAGGGGGCCGATCTCTGGACCGGCATCGCGGTCGCGGCTGCGGCCGGCCTGCTGGTCGGCCTGCTCCACGGCCTGCTGACCGTACCGCTCGGCCTGTCGCAGCATGTCACCGGCCTTGGCATCACCATGCTCGCAACCAGCCTGTCCTATTTCGCCTATCGCCTGCTGCTGCCCGAGACCACGACCCCGCCCTCGATCACCCCCTTCGCGCCGCTGGGCGACGGCTGGTGGCAGGCTGTGCCCTGGCTGGGCGAGGTGATCGGCCAGCAGACCGCCCCCACCCTGCTGGCGCTGGCCCTGGTTGCGCTGGTCGCCTGGGTGCTCTATCGCACCCCTGCCGGCCTTGCGGTGCGGATGGTGGGCGAAAACCCGGCGGCGGCCGATGCCCAGGGCATTTCGGTCACCGGCGTGCGGCTGATGGCGGTGATGGTCGGCTCGGCCCTGATGGCGGTGGGCGGCGCCTTCCTGACGCTGTCCGCCTTCAACGCCTTCTTCTTCAACATGATGGGCGGGCGCGGCTGGATCTGCATCGCGCTGGTGGTCTTCGCCTCGTGGCGGCCGGGCAAGGCCCTGCTCGGCGCGCTGCTCTTCGCCTTCTTCGACGCCCTGCAGACCCGCCTGCAGCAGATGACCGGTGGCGCCCTGCCCTATCAGCTGTTCCTGATGCTGCCCTATCTGCTCAGCATCCTGGCGCTGGTGGTGATGTCGCGCCGTGCCGCCTATCCCCAGGCACTGATGGTGCCCTTCCGCAAGGGAGAACGTTGA
- a CDS encoding amidohydrolase family protein: protein MSLDLLILNARLPQGGTPVDIAVRDGRIVEVAPGIAARGTQAAETIDAAGNLVSPPFVDAHFHMDSTLSYGMPRVNRSGTLLEGIALWNELKPHLTHEALVERALVYCDWAIARGLLAIRSHVDVCDPRLLAVDALLEVKAKVAPYIDLQLVAFPQDGLYRRPGSEALLIAALDRGVDVVGGIPHFERTMAEGAASVRRLCEIAAERGLRVDMHCDESDDPLSRHVETLAYETQRLGLHGRVTGSHLTSMHSMDNYYVSKLIALMAEADLGAIANPLINITLQGRHDTYPKRRGMTRVPELMAAGLTVAFGQDCAMDPWYPLGSGDMLNVAAMGLHVAQMTGLDQMRSCFDAVTTNPARLLGLEGYGLAAGCRADMVILDAGDPVEALRLSATRLSVIRAGRVIARTAPAETMLMLGDETRTTRCRLGRG, encoded by the coding sequence ATGTCCCTCGACCTGCTGATCCTGAATGCCCGCCTGCCCCAGGGCGGCACACCCGTCGACATCGCAGTCCGGGACGGGCGGATCGTCGAGGTGGCGCCCGGCATCGCGGCCCGCGGCACCCAGGCGGCCGAGACGATCGACGCGGCCGGCAATCTGGTCTCTCCGCCCTTCGTCGACGCCCATTTCCACATGGATTCGACCCTCTCCTACGGCATGCCGCGGGTGAACCGGTCGGGCACGCTGCTGGAGGGCATCGCCCTCTGGAACGAGCTGAAGCCGCATCTGACCCATGAAGCACTGGTCGAGCGGGCGCTCGTCTATTGCGACTGGGCCATCGCCCGCGGCCTGCTCGCCATCCGCAGCCATGTCGACGTCTGCGATCCGCGCCTGCTCGCGGTCGACGCGTTGCTGGAGGTGAAGGCGAAGGTCGCCCCCTATATCGACCTGCAGCTGGTCGCCTTCCCCCAGGACGGACTCTATCGCCGGCCGGGATCGGAAGCGCTGCTGATCGCGGCGCTGGACCGGGGTGTGGACGTGGTCGGCGGCATCCCGCATTTCGAGCGCACCATGGCCGAAGGTGCCGCAAGCGTGCGCCGGCTCTGCGAGATTGCAGCGGAACGTGGGCTCAGGGTCGACATGCATTGCGACGAAAGCGACGACCCGCTCTCGCGCCATGTCGAGACACTGGCCTATGAAACCCAGCGGCTGGGGCTGCACGGCCGGGTGACCGGCTCGCACCTCACCTCCATGCATTCGATGGACAATTACTACGTCTCGAAGCTGATCGCGCTGATGGCCGAGGCGGATCTGGGGGCGATCGCCAACCCGCTGATCAACATCACGCTTCAGGGCCGCCACGATACCTATCCCAAGCGCCGGGGCATGACCCGGGTGCCGGAACTGATGGCGGCCGGGCTGACCGTCGCCTTCGGCCAGGACTGTGCCATGGACCCCTGGTATCCGCTGGGCTCGGGCGACATGCTCAACGTCGCCGCCATGGGTCTGCATGTCGCCCAGATGACCGGGCTCGACCAGATGCGGAGCTGCTTCGACGCCGTCACCACCAACCCGGCCCGGCTGCTGGGTCTGGAGGGCTATGGCCTGGCCGCCGGCTGCCGCGCCGATATGGTGATCCTGGATGCGGGCGACCCGGTGGAGGCGCTGCGCCTCAGCGCCACCCGCCTCTCTGTGATCCGGGCCGGCCGCGTCATCGCCCGCACGGCCCCCGCCGAGACCATGCTGATGCTGGGCGACGAGACCCGGACCACGCGGTGCCGGCTGGGGCGGGGCTGA
- a CDS encoding AbrB/MazE/SpoVT family DNA-binding domain-containing protein — protein MVASRKQSSAPPSETTGLRGHVSETGRLQLPAELRRAVGLERGGPVRLEIVDGSIRIQTMKDVKEHIRALARDSGLSDKASVADFLNWREKERQQETGEADDA, from the coding sequence ATGGTCGCATCCCGCAAGCAGAGTTCGGCTCCGCCGTCCGAGACGACCGGCCTGCGCGGCCATGTGAGTGAGACGGGGCGGCTCCAGCTTCCCGCAGAACTGCGTCGTGCCGTCGGCCTCGAACGGGGCGGGCCCGTACGGCTTGAAATCGTCGATGGTTCGATCAGGATCCAGACCATGAAGGACGTGAAGGAGCACATCCGGGCCCTGGCACGCGACAGCGGCCTGAGCGACAAAGCCAGCGTTGCCGATTTCCTGAACTGGCGAGAGAAGGAGCGTCAGCAAGAAACGGGCGAGGCGGACGACGCGTGA
- a CDS encoding type II toxin-antitoxin system VapC family toxin, producing MIVVDASAILAAILGETGGDRVFDHLDAALVSSVNVAEVYTYATVNRLPVSAIDAFFTETGINVVAFDHAQAVLSGQLADITRKSGLSLGDRSCLALAKMQAAEVLTADRAWQRCAGALGLTITLLR from the coding sequence GTGATCGTCGTCGACGCCTCCGCAATCCTGGCCGCCATTCTCGGCGAGACGGGTGGCGATCGTGTTTTCGATCATCTGGACGCCGCGCTGGTCAGTTCTGTCAATGTCGCCGAGGTCTATACCTATGCGACGGTCAATCGTCTTCCCGTCAGCGCAATCGACGCGTTTTTCACGGAAACCGGGATCAACGTCGTCGCCTTCGATCACGCCCAGGCCGTGCTGAGCGGGCAGCTGGCGGACATCACCCGCAAGAGCGGACTGTCGCTCGGCGACCGGTCCTGTCTCGCCCTCGCAAAAATGCAGGCGGCCGAGGTACTGACCGCCGATCGGGCTTGGCAGCGATGTGCCGGCGCGCTCGGGCTGACGATCACGCTCCTCAGGTGA
- a CDS encoding cation:proton antiporter: MTTGGITGLVLTLAVLLVIIAGIQPLARRLGVASNVLLAAVGVAIGALAAFLLFTSFTDVFNEAARAVVYLRIESQTVITIFLPLLLFQTALTIDVRRLVEDIAPILLLAVVAVVLTTASIGLGLSAVFGVPILGCLLLGAIVATTDPAAVVAIFRDIGAPGRLTRLVEGESILNDATAIALFTVLMGALVTARATGIEEPNADMAWQALSDLGIGLIGGALFGLATGRLVVVLLPLLDDIKPAEATLTVAAAYIIFVTGEYGIGVSGVVAAVVAGLVVSAQGRAHISPENWRHLLAVWDQIAFWAGSMIFVLAALVVPRLMADVDVYDVLTILALAIFALIGRAITLWLLLPVLSMLKLSTRVTHRYRAVILWGGLRGALTLVLALGVVEAPGLSDGLKRFVAVTATGYVLFTLFVNGTTLRPLISWLGLDRLSPVGEVLRRQVLALSLTDVRGAVEEAGRRYDVSPSVVREIAQSYARRADQVTSDTDVEAEIADRERLGVGLVALAVRERGLILDLHDRRTLSTATVDRLLRLTEALLEGGRNEGRLGYMRVVRTALDFERGFRFAYWLHRRLRMDRPLARRLANRFEMLLAFRLAIQELRPYVDERIRPMLGRRIAELIADMLDGRARQVAGALDAMRLQYPDYAEALERRFLARMAERHELARYDTLAQEGLLDAELYDDLYRGVTQAQSRRDDLPRLDLGLDTDELMRRLPLFGDLGDELRARVRQLLRPVFVLPRTIIFRQGDKGDGVYFISSGAVEVRIEDRRIRLGRGDFFGEMALLDNRPRSAEIAALGYCQLLFLDADDFRRLMRRDPDLLETFESIARARAAQNRSAAT, from the coding sequence GTGACGACGGGCGGAATTACGGGACTGGTACTGACGCTCGCCGTTTTGCTGGTCATCATTGCAGGTATACAACCGCTCGCCCGTCGCCTGGGCGTGGCTTCGAACGTTCTGCTGGCGGCCGTCGGTGTGGCGATCGGTGCCCTGGCCGCGTTCCTTCTCTTCACATCCTTCACCGACGTCTTTAACGAAGCCGCCCGGGCCGTCGTCTATCTCAGGATCGAGAGTCAGACGGTCATCACCATCTTCCTGCCGCTGCTCCTGTTCCAGACAGCCCTTACCATCGATGTGCGGCGGCTGGTGGAAGACATTGCACCGATCCTGCTTCTCGCCGTGGTGGCGGTGGTGTTGACCACCGCCTCGATCGGTCTCGGGCTTTCCGCGGTGTTCGGCGTTCCCATCCTGGGCTGTCTGCTGCTTGGTGCGATCGTCGCCACCACCGATCCGGCGGCGGTGGTCGCCATCTTCCGCGACATCGGTGCCCCCGGCCGCCTCACCCGGCTGGTCGAGGGGGAGAGCATTCTCAACGACGCCACTGCCATCGCCCTCTTCACCGTGCTGATGGGCGCGCTGGTGACCGCCCGTGCCACCGGCATCGAAGAACCCAATGCCGACATGGCCTGGCAGGCCCTGAGCGATCTCGGCATCGGCCTGATCGGCGGTGCCCTGTTCGGGCTTGCAACCGGCCGGCTGGTGGTGGTGCTGCTGCCGCTGCTCGATGACATCAAGCCGGCCGAGGCGACGCTGACCGTGGCGGCAGCCTATATCATCTTCGTCACCGGCGAATACGGCATCGGGGTTTCGGGTGTGGTCGCGGCCGTGGTGGCAGGGCTGGTCGTCTCGGCCCAGGGGCGGGCACATATCTCTCCCGAGAACTGGCGCCACCTGCTCGCGGTCTGGGATCAGATCGCATTCTGGGCCGGATCGATGATCTTCGTCCTGGCAGCCCTGGTCGTTCCCCGGCTGATGGCCGATGTCGACGTCTACGACGTGCTGACCATTCTGGCGCTGGCGATCTTTGCCCTGATCGGCCGGGCGATCACGCTCTGGCTGCTGCTGCCGGTGCTCAGCATGCTGAAGCTGTCCACCCGGGTGACCCATCGCTACAGGGCGGTGATCCTCTGGGGTGGGTTGCGCGGTGCGCTGACCCTGGTTCTGGCACTGGGTGTGGTCGAGGCGCCGGGGCTTTCCGATGGTCTCAAGCGCTTCGTGGCGGTCACCGCCACCGGCTATGTGCTCTTCACCCTGTTCGTGAACGGCACCACGCTCCGGCCGCTGATCTCGTGGCTGGGGCTCGACCGGCTGTCGCCGGTGGGCGAGGTGCTGCGCCGTCAGGTGCTGGCCCTGTCGCTGACCGATGTTCGTGGCGCGGTCGAAGAGGCCGGTCGGCGCTATGACGTCAGCCCCAGCGTGGTGCGCGAGATCGCCCAATCCTATGCCCGCCGGGCCGATCAGGTGACCAGCGACACCGATGTCGAAGCCGAGATCGCCGATCGCGAGCGGCTGGGGGTGGGGCTGGTGGCGCTGGCGGTGCGCGAGCGCGGCCTGATCCTGGACCTGCACGATCGGCGGACCCTGTCCACCGCCACCGTCGACCGGCTGCTGCGATTGACCGAGGCCCTGCTCGAAGGCGGGCGCAACGAGGGCCGTCTCGGCTACATGCGCGTGGTGCGTACCGCGCTCGATTTCGAACGCGGCTTCCGCTTCGCCTATTGGCTGCACCGCCGGTTGCGCATGGACCGGCCGCTCGCCCGCCGGCTCGCCAACCGTTTCGAAATGCTGCTCGCCTTCCGCCTGGCGATCCAGGAGTTGCGGCCCTATGTCGACGAGCGGATCCGGCCGATGCTGGGCCGGCGCATTGCCGAGTTGATCGCCGACATGCTCGACGGCCGCGCCCGGCAGGTGGCGGGTGCGCTGGATGCCATGCGTCTGCAGTATCCCGATTATGCCGAGGCGCTGGAGCGGCGTTTTCTGGCCCGGATGGCCGAGCGGCACGAGCTTGCGCGCTATGACACGCTCGCCCAGGAAGGCCTGCTCGATGCCGAGCTTTACGACGATCTCTATCGCGGCGTCACCCAGGCCCAGTCGCGCCGGGACGATCTGCCCCGGCTGGATCTGGGCCTCGACACCGACGAGCTGATGCGCCGCCTGCCGCTGTTCGGCGATCTGGGCGACGAGCTGCGGGCGCGGGTCCGCCAGCTGCTCCGGCCGGTTTTCGTGCTGCCGCGCACGATCATCTTCCGACAGGGGGATAAGGGCGACGGCGTCTACTTCATCTCGTCGGGTGCCGTCGAGGTCCGGATCGAGGATCGCCGCATCCGACTGGGCCGTGGCGACTTCTTCGGCGAGATGGCCCTGCTCGACAACCGTCCGCGCAGTGCCGAAATCGCCGCCCTCGGCTATTGCCAGCTGCTGTTTCTGGATGCCGACGATTTCCGCCGGCTGATGCGCCGCGACCCCGACCTGCTTGAGACCTTCGAGAGCATCGCCCGGGCCCGCGCGGCGCAGAACCGGAGTGCGGCGACCTGA
- a CDS encoding class I SAM-dependent methyltransferase, which translates to MPGPRRYPEAALSRYLSSGIHAVHGWLDDFSAEAIAKLGEAQTDHGLSGAVAEIGVHHGKLFLLLQLVTRTDEKGLAIDLFEQQELNIDRSGQGDRGRFIENLRKHCGGEDGMVIRAASSTDVTAGEIRATVGPVRLFSVDGGHTEALTANDLKLAAGSLVEGGIVVLDDHFNPYWPDVAAGLGRHIFVDQSPLRPFAITPGKVFLCHPDWSATWRDALVKAFPTAHEKQSEMYGAPVEILGIGRFSLRAEADRHLWQVKAYVKARPALASLARKLTGRN; encoded by the coding sequence ATGCCAGGTCCGCGCCGCTATCCGGAGGCCGCTCTCTCCCGCTATCTCTCCAGCGGAATCCATGCGGTGCACGGCTGGCTTGACGACTTCAGCGCCGAAGCGATCGCAAAGCTCGGCGAGGCCCAGACCGATCACGGCCTGTCGGGGGCCGTGGCCGAAATCGGCGTGCATCACGGCAAGCTCTTTCTGCTGCTGCAGCTGGTCACCCGGACCGACGAGAAGGGCCTGGCGATCGATCTGTTCGAACAGCAGGAGCTGAACATCGACCGGTCCGGCCAGGGCGACCGCGGGCGGTTCATCGAAAATCTGCGCAAGCACTGCGGCGGCGAGGACGGGATGGTCATCCGGGCTGCCAGCTCCACCGACGTGACCGCCGGCGAGATCAGGGCCACCGTCGGTCCCGTGCGCCTGTTCAGTGTCGATGGCGGCCATACCGAAGCGCTGACCGCCAATGATCTGAAGCTGGCCGCAGGGTCTCTGGTCGAGGGCGGCATCGTGGTCCTCGACGACCACTTCAACCCCTACTGGCCCGATGTGGCCGCCGGGCTCGGCCGCCACATCTTCGTCGACCAGTCACCGCTCAGGCCCTTTGCGATCACGCCCGGCAAGGTGTTCCTCTGCCATCCGGACTGGTCGGCCACCTGGCGCGATGCCCTCGTCAAAGCTTTCCCGACCGCCCATGAAAAGCAGAGCGAAATGTACGGCGCCCCGGTCGAGATTCTGGGCATCGGGCGGTTTTCGCTGCGGGCCGAGGCCGACCGCCATCTCTGGCAGGTCAAGGCCTATGTGAAGGCGCGGCCGGCGCTGGCGTCGCTTGCCCGCAAGCTGACCGGCCGCAATTGA
- a CDS encoding TRAP transporter large permease, giving the protein MTFLLILTGVVLVLLTGLPVFTGLGLFAGGLLLVTQGDLGALGEVVFGQLDSYLLVAIPLFTLMAHIMIRGRVVDDLYGTAHTLLRHLPGGIGIATVFACTIFAAISGSSIATALTVGAVAIPQMIHYGYKPRVAYGVVAAGGTLGILIPPSGPMVLYGVISDTSIGGLFMAGILPGLMIAVLFAVWCAVNDRGTLRQPRASLGEMGRALRKSGWALSLPVFVLGGMYAGVFTATEAAAAGALAALVVSAVIYRNFGLRDLWASAMDAVRTSAMLFMILAAAGVFGHVLTKMRVPQQIVELVVHWDVGVAGFLIAMMVLIALLGMFLETISIILITTPVVLPVMAHLGINPIWYGILLTINLELALITPPVGMNLFTIKAIAKAPMGEVIRGVGPYVFLMVIGLVLVMIWPDIALWLPSTMR; this is encoded by the coding sequence ATGACCTTCCTGCTCATCCTGACCGGTGTGGTGCTGGTGCTGCTGACCGGTCTGCCGGTCTTCACCGGGCTCGGCCTGTTCGCCGGCGGGCTGCTGCTGGTGACCCAGGGCGACCTCGGCGCGCTGGGCGAAGTGGTGTTCGGCCAGCTGGACAGCTATCTGCTGGTCGCGATCCCGCTCTTCACCCTGATGGCCCATATCATGATCCGCGGCCGGGTGGTGGACGATCTCTACGGCACCGCCCATACCCTGCTCCGGCATCTGCCCGGCGGCATCGGTATCGCCACGGTCTTCGCCTGCACCATCTTCGCGGCCATTTCGGGCTCCAGCATCGCCACTGCGCTGACCGTGGGCGCCGTGGCCATCCCGCAGATGATCCATTACGGCTACAAACCGCGCGTCGCTTATGGCGTGGTGGCTGCCGGCGGCACGCTCGGCATCCTGATCCCGCCCTCGGGGCCGATGGTGCTTTATGGCGTGATCAGCGACACCTCGATCGGCGGCCTGTTCATGGCCGGCATCCTGCCCGGGCTGATGATCGCGGTGCTCTTCGCCGTCTGGTGCGCGGTCAATGATCGCGGCACGCTCCGCCAGCCGCGGGCGTCGCTGGGAGAGATGGGTCGGGCGCTGCGCAAATCGGGCTGGGCCCTGTCGCTGCCGGTCTTCGTGCTGGGCGGCATGTATGCGGGCGTCTTCACGGCCACCGAGGCGGCGGCGGCCGGTGCGCTGGCGGCGCTGGTCGTCTCGGCCGTCATCTATCGCAATTTCGGCCTGCGCGACCTCTGGGCCTCGGCGATGGATGCGGTCCGCACCTCGGCCATGCTGTTCATGATTCTGGCGGCTGCCGGCGTCTTCGGCCATGTGCTGACCAAGATGCGCGTGCCGCAGCAGATCGTCGAACTGGTGGTCCATTGGGATGTGGGCGTCGCCGGTTTCCTGATCGCGATGATGGTGCTGATCGCGCTCCTCGGCATGTTCCTGGAGACGATCTCGATCATCCTGATCACCACGCCGGTCGTCCTGCCGGTGATGGCCCATCTGGGCATCAACCCGATCTGGTACGGCATTCTGTTGACCATCAACCTGGAACTGGCGCTGATCACGCCGCCGGTGGGCATGAACCTGTTCACCATCAAGGCGATTGCCAAGGCGCCGATGGGAGAGGTGATCCGCGGCGTCGGCCCTTATGTGTTCCTGATGGTGATCGGTCTGGTCCTGGTCATGATCTGGCCCGACATCGCCCTCTGGCTGCCATCGACCATGCGGTGA